In Sphaeramia orbicularis chromosome 10, fSphaOr1.1, whole genome shotgun sequence, the following proteins share a genomic window:
- the irf2b gene encoding interferon regulatory factor 2: MTAPGLAGSIAMPVERMRMRPWLEEQIESCQIPGLKWVNKEKRIFQIPWMHAARHGWDLEKDAPLFMRWAIHTGKYQPGIDRPDPKTWKANFRCAMNSLPDIEEVKDKSIKKGTNAFRVYKMLSSSERVKKGKKKEGRRSKEMSSDRTPSEDGPIDYTKLDPHWIKQEVVEVTVDSDSVIHSSVDDNMITSEQLPFVCQTVEVTTENEEQTVSSSHSYPLQISPVSSGCDSDTDSDTEDTKEGIGAVWRQDYSTSVLRVPTCSLPGMATFVSTGKPNFRVTSTRDPSPLISYHPDSWTPVYTQNSLNSPSASNTHEMRASVIMKTSDVTSS, translated from the exons ATGACGGCTCCAGGGCTGGCTGGTTCT ATCGCAATGCCAGTAGAGAGAATGAGGATGAGGCCATGGTTAGAAGAACAGATCGAGTCCTGTCAGATACCAGGACTCAAATGGGTTAACAAA GAGAAGAGAATCTTCCAGATCCCGTGGATGCATGCTGCACGTCATGGATGGGACCTGGAGAAAGATGCTCCGCTGTTCATGAGATGGGCTATTCATACAG GTAAATACCAGCCAGGCATCGACCGTCCAGATCCGAAGACGTGGAAGGCTAATTTCCGTTGTGCCATGAACAGCCTACCAGACATCGAGGAGGTGAAGGATAAGAGCATCAAAAAAGGAACAAATGCCTTCAGAGTCTACAAGATGCTCTCATCCTCAGAGAGGGTGAAGAAAG ggaagaagaaggaggggagACGAAGCAAAGAg ATGTCCTCAGACAGGACTCCCTCTGAAGACGGGCCTATTGATTACACCAAACTGGATCCTCACTGGATCAAGCAGGAAGTAGTAGAAGTTACAGTGGACAGTGATTCAG TCATTCACAGTTCAGTAGACGATAACATGATCACGAGTGAGCAGCTGCCATTCGTCTGTCAGACAGTCGAAGTGACCACAGAGAACGAAGAGCAGACGGTCAGCTCCTCCCACTCGTACCCACTTCAGATCTCTCCTGTGTCTTCAGGCTGTG ACAGCGACACAGACAGTGACACAGAAGACACCAAAGAA GGCATTGGTGCAGTCTGGAGGCAGGACTACAGCACATCCGTTCTCAGGGTTCCCACATGTTCTCTTCCCGGCATGGCCACATTCGTCAGCACAGGAAAACCCAACTTCAGGGTCACCAGTACGCGAGACCCTTCGCCCCTCATCAGCTACCACCCTGACAGCTGGACGCCGGTTTACACGCAGAACTCTCTCAACTCTCCTTCAGCGAGCAACACCCATGAGATGCGCGCCAGTGTCATTATGAAAACCTCAGATGTCACATCCTCCTGA